A genome region from Halorussus pelagicus includes the following:
- a CDS encoding ABC transporter permease: protein MIERLFERFPLAMLARRNLSRAKTRSALAMLGVVIGVVAIASLGVFGVAFQSSFLQGATFGNTVIVVPGADADGALSQSQVSAVKSYVDGDKDVYGMKQRQGQLTHLRQSGGVSVYGIEGARNRISTERGSIPATWRKQVLVGSETADTYEVGPGDSVRLDGKSYRVAAVLEAQPRGGAFQNLDDGVLVPMATFTGDSYTQVQIRADSPAEAGQTAEMLRNRLGFGREDRYRIIDFEDSIERFNEQMSTINLFLLGVGGISLLVAGISILNVQLMSVIERREEIGVLRAVGYSRYDILRLMLGESALLGLVGALVGAALSVALGLLINMQLLGDPFAFTAEGFQYIGLGFAFGVGAAVLSGIYPAWKAANERPVEALRD from the coding sequence ATGATAGAGAGGCTGTTCGAGCGGTTCCCGCTGGCGATGCTGGCGCGAAGAAACCTCTCTCGGGCGAAAACTCGGTCGGCGCTGGCGATGCTCGGCGTCGTCATCGGCGTCGTCGCTATCGCCTCGCTGGGCGTCTTTGGCGTCGCGTTCCAATCGTCTTTCCTCCAAGGCGCGACGTTCGGAAACACCGTCATCGTGGTCCCCGGCGCGGACGCCGACGGGGCACTCTCCCAGAGTCAGGTCTCGGCGGTGAAATCGTACGTCGATGGCGACAAGGACGTGTACGGGATGAAACAGCGGCAGGGACAACTCACCCATCTCCGACAGTCCGGGGGAGTCTCAGTTTACGGCATCGAGGGCGCTCGAAACCGAATCTCGACCGAGCGGGGGTCGATACCCGCTACGTGGCGCAAGCAGGTCTTAGTCGGGTCGGAGACCGCCGACACCTACGAGGTCGGTCCCGGCGACAGCGTCAGACTCGACGGGAAGTCGTATCGCGTTGCGGCCGTCCTCGAAGCCCAACCGCGCGGCGGTGCGTTCCAGAATCTCGACGACGGCGTCCTCGTCCCGATGGCGACGTTCACGGGCGATAGCTACACGCAGGTCCAGATTCGAGCCGATTCGCCCGCGGAAGCGGGCCAGACCGCGGAGATGCTTCGCAACCGCCTCGGGTTCGGTCGGGAGGACCGCTACCGCATCATCGACTTCGAGGACTCCATCGAGCGGTTCAACGAGCAGATGTCCACTATCAACCTCTTCCTACTCGGAGTGGGCGGCATCTCGCTGCTCGTCGCGGGTATCTCCATCCTCAACGTCCAACTGATGAGCGTCATCGAGCGCCGCGAGGAAATCGGCGTCCTCCGGGCCGTCGGCTACAGCCGATACGATATCCTCCGTCTCATGCTCGGGGAGTCGGCGCTACTCGGACTCGTCGGCGCGCTCGTCGGTGCCGCCCTGAGCGTCGCGCTCGGCCTGCTCATCAACATGCAACTGCTCGGCGACCCGTTCGCGTTCACCGCGGAGGGGTTCCAGTACATCGGTCTCGGGTTCGCGTTCGGCGTGGGCGCGGCGGTCCTGAGTGGCATCTACCCCGCGTGGAA